In Thermofilum pendens Hrk 5, the sequence CCTCGAGTTCAGCGTGTTCAAGGCTGTCTCGAACTCTCCTCTACTACGTAGTAATAGATCCTGTGGCTCCTACCCCCTTCCTCTAGGTTGTACACCTCGACCGGTCGCCACCCTGTTATCTCGAAATCGTGCGAAACTATGCGAGTCGAGGGTTTCAGCTCACTTAGAAGCTTCGGTTTCAGTTTTTCGTTAACGCTAGTCAAAAGGTATAGGAAAACCACGTCTGCCTTTGGGAACTTTACCTCGAAGAAGCTCCCGTTTACCAAGACTACGTTCCCGGAGACCCCAGCTTCAATAACGTTCTTCATAGCTTGCTCCAAGAGGTCTCTCCGTATCTCGATTCCAACAGCCTTCGCGCCAAATTCTTTCGACGCGATAACCAGCGACCGCCCGTCCCCACACCCGGGGTCGAGGAAAAGTTCACCGCTTTTCAAGCCGGCTATTTCTAGAGCCTTCCTGATCACTTCGTAGGGGCTCGGTACATAGGGTACGGTTACCGACACGGTATAAATACCTCTAGTGCAAATTAAAACCTTGTCACGCACGTGCCTATAAAGCCGCTTCGAGAAAGCATGGACAAGCGGTGCTAACGCCTCGAAGAAAGAGCCGCCGGTCTCTGAAACAAAGTATATATCTGACTTTACATTCATTTACCGTATGAGCCACGAGGGCTTGACTGAAAAACAGGTAGAGCTGATTAGACACCTGTTTAGAAGAAGCAAACCTCTACGAGTGTTTACAGTGACGGATACTCAGCAGAAGATCTCGCTTGAACTGGGTATTTCGCGTCAAGCGCTAAACATCCATCTGAAGAAGCTTAAGGAGGCGGGCTATATCCGCACCGGTAGAGGGTTCCTGGATTTAACGGAGAAAGTTCTACCGATAGTTGGGAAGCAGGCCGGGGATACCTTCATCTTCGTAAAGCTACACCCCACGAAGAGGCTACAGGCTTACGAGATAATTAAGACGTTGCCCGTGGATAGAGTCTACAGAGTTACGGGAGACATAGACCTGATAATACAGGCTTCGCAGGCTATGCTCGACGAGATCTTGGACAAGATAAACTCCATCGAAGGGGTAAAGGAGACTAAGACCTACGTAATTATCGAGGCTTTAAAGTAGTCCAATATTTCTCTAAAGCTCTCGGAATCCCTGGAGAGCTTGTAGGCTTTTAGGAGTTTCTTCAGGTTCTCTATTTTCAAGGGGTCGTCTAAGCCTAGGCTTTTCCTCAGCTTTTCCGAGAGAGGGTTACCCTTGTTCACCAAAAATCCCATGAACTGGGTTAAGTTGGATTTCTGCGAGTCAAGGCTGGCGCTTTCAAAGTCCACGAGTACTGGCTCCAGCCTTTCCAGGTCTACGAGTATGTGGTTACTGGGCTGGGAGAGCTCTGCGTGCACGATGCCGTGCTGATCCAAGAGGAAAAGCTTTGTCAAGAGTTTTTCCAGGACCGTTTCGAGCTCCTCCCTAGAGGCTACCTTCTCGACCCACTCGGCGAAGTCCACCCCGTTTATAAAGTCCCAGACGAGGAAGTTTCTCGAAGCGCACCTGATCCTGGGACCCACGCCTAGCTCCTTGACGGACTCCAGTATTCTCGCCTCGCGTAGAAGCGAGACCCTATTCGCGTCCGTCCTTCTGATC encodes:
- a CDS encoding Lrp/AsnC family transcriptional regulator, whose translation is MSHEGLTEKQVELIRHLFRRSKPLRVFTVTDTQQKISLELGISRQALNIHLKKLKEAGYIRTGRGFLDLTEKVLPIVGKQAGDTFIFVKLHPTKRLQAYEIIKTLPVDRVYRVTGDIDLIIQASQAMLDEILDKINSIEGVKETKTYVIIEALK
- a CDS encoding RIO1 family regulatory kinase/ATPase encodes the protein MVEQCRTLDNLRAIHELKAVLCYPSMDPECAVQRAVELSMLGVHSLCLVGSVELGSLRVIGKGTTSLVVKGLARSGVVAVKIRRTDANRVSLLREARILESVKELGVGPRIRCASRNFLVWDFINGVDFAEWVEKVASREELETVLEKLLTKLFLLDQHGIVHAELSQPSNHILVDLERLEPVLVDFESASLDSQKSNLTQFMGFLVNKGNPLSEKLRKSLGLDDPLKIENLKKLLKAYKLSRDSESFREILDYFKASIIT
- a CDS encoding class I SAM-dependent methyltransferase produces the protein MSVTVPYVPSPYEVIRKALEIAGLKSGELFLDPGCGDGRSLVIASKEFGAKAVGIEIRRDLLEQAMKNVIEAGVSGNVVLVNGSFFEVKFPKADVVFLYLLTSVNEKLKPKLLSELKPSTRIVSHDFEITGWRPVEVYNLEEGGRSHRIYYYVVEESSRQP